A region of Pongo pygmaeus isolate AG05252 chromosome 15, NHGRI_mPonPyg2-v2.0_pri, whole genome shotgun sequence DNA encodes the following proteins:
- the LOC129012346 gene encoding uncharacterized protein LOC129012346 yields the protein MPEAQNKRQGSQPWSTAKLNVRFPRRTGRKKGSGRAAVLEGRSYLEASGEESEDDLWLGGAGDRRGGRSGGGRRDRDVQGEVRAAAGSPGRRLSGAGSLRFRGGGASRPHGRTRTLAFRWRRRPHDPPPRARPIKSAPTPLRLRRWLLAHIPGGRRLSSLPRTRRRRRQRRRGEGRKGGRKTGSAAAAREGDRRRRRSRRSWSRRCQSHLSLPAVGPSQCPFLSPIVNITGRLSPWHTRNRTFWPAAPASGARPLETSNGKRGLIGQYPPSLP from the exons ATGCCCGAGGCCCAGAATAAACGTCAAGGATCGCAACCCTGGAGCACTGCAAAACTGAACGTAAG GTTCCCCAGGAGGAccgggaggaagaagggaagcgGGCGAGCCGCGGTGCTGGAGGGACGAAGTTACCTTGAAGCTTCTGGGGAAGAATCCGAAGATGATCTGTGGCTTGGAGGGGCGGGAGACAGGCGAGGTGGCCGCAGCGGGGGCGGGCGGCGGGACCGGGACGTGCAGGGGGAGGTCCGGGCAGCTGCGGGGAGCCCGGGGCGACGGCTGTCCGGTGCGGGGTCCCTCCGGTTCCGCGGCGGCGGAGCCTCTAGGCCTCACGGCCGGACCCGAACCTTAGCTTTCCGGTGGCGGCGGCGGCCTCACGATCCTCCCCCGCGGGCCCGTCCCATCAAATCCGCACCGACCCCGTTGCGGCTCCGCCGGTGGCTCCTCGCTCACATTCCTGGCGGGCGGCGCCTCAGCTCGTTGCCCCGgacccggcggcggcggcggcagcgacgacgtggggaggggaggaagggagggaggaagactgGATCTGCAGCGGCAGCAAGAGAAGGGgacagaagaaggaggaggagccgCAGGAGCTGGAGCCGCCGCTGCCAGAGCCACCTTTCGCTACCCGCGGTGGGTCCCAGTCAatgcccctttctctctcctattGTCAATATCACCGGGCGGCTGAGTCCATGGCACACGCGCAACCGAACCTTCTGGCCAGCAGCGCCCGCCTCCGGCGCCCGCCCACTGGAGACTTCGAACGGGAAGCGAGGCCTCATTGGCCAGTATCCGCCTTCACTCCCCTGA